A DNA window from Ornithobacterium rhinotracheale DSM 15997 contains the following coding sequences:
- a CDS encoding helix-turn-helix transcriptional regulator gives MAKNTLNQYIWLVDTIYRAKKISYEQLNEKWQNSSLSEGEDLPIRTFHRWKNKVQELFNLNIECETKNGYKYYLEGEEEIAKKGIRNWLLETISVSNLLLDNESIKNRILIDERPAGMSILPEIINAIKRNHPIVFVYQKFSDSAGRRYVLNPYGIKFFKNRWYIVGAFSHDPGRLLIFALDRIKDIEVQREKTFEYDKNQNLSVFFEDYFGVIISNDVSREKVVFKIIAEQVPYLRSLPLHHSQKEIEQNSEFSLFQLEIYPTYDFMQEILSLGDKAEIISPEWLRNHIKTKG, from the coding sequence ATGGCTAAAAATACACTTAATCAATATATTTGGCTTGTCGATACGATTTATAGGGCTAAAAAAATTAGTTATGAACAGCTCAACGAAAAATGGCAAAATTCAAGTCTAAGTGAAGGAGAAGATTTGCCAATAAGGACTTTTCATAGATGGAAAAATAAGGTGCAGGAACTTTTTAACCTAAATATTGAATGCGAAACCAAAAATGGTTATAAATATTATTTGGAAGGGGAAGAAGAGATTGCTAAAAAAGGAATTAGAAATTGGCTATTAGAAACCATTTCGGTGAGCAATCTTTTGCTCGATAACGAATCCATTAAAAACCGAATTTTGATTGATGAGCGACCAGCTGGAATGTCAATTTTGCCTGAAATTATTAATGCCATTAAGAGAAATCATCCTATAGTGTTTGTGTATCAGAAATTCAGTGATAGTGCTGGCAGGAGATATGTTCTGAATCCTTACGGAATTAAGTTTTTCAAAAATCGCTGGTATATCGTTGGAGCTTTCAGTCATGATCCTGGGCGGTTACTGATTTTTGCACTCGATAGAATCAAGGATATTGAAGTGCAAAGAGAAAAAACTTTTGAATATGACAAAAATCAGAATTTGAGCGTTTTTTTTGAGGATTATTTCGGTGTAATTATCTCTAATGATGTGTCTAGAGAAAAAGTTGTATTTAAAATCATAGCCGAGCAAGTGCCATATCTGCGTTCGTTGCCTTTGCATCATTCTCAAAAAGAGATAGAACAAAATTCGGAATTTAGCTTGTTTCAGTTAGAAATTTATCCTACCTACGATTTCATGCAAGAAATTCTTTCGCTAGGAGACAAGGCGGAAATTATTTCTCCCGAATGGCTCAGAAATCATATAAAAACTAAAGGCTAG
- a CDS encoding IS30 family transposase, whose amino-acid sequence MARRFKHLDLCERAKIEAYLTAGWSISKIARELKRDKSTISREVRRNRTKKGKYKAKTAQTLYSEKKERFLRYRRFTKDIEKRVRQFLYKRYSPLQIVGYCKKMGFAMVSVERIYQYIRADKLKGGKLYKYCRHALKKRKAQVSKIVGKIKNRTSIEERPQVVNERKEFGHWEGDLVEGKNHKGYLLTLTERVSRFLFVKYIPNKTADVVARAIIDVLLPYKKVVKSITVDNGLEFSNHDIVSNKLQAQIYFTNPYSSWQKGQIEHMNKLIRQYVKKGSAITKSTANNLKSVQKEINDRPFKVLKFCKPRDVFYTFVENVAFSA is encoded by the coding sequence ATGGCACGGAGATTTAAACATTTAGATTTGTGTGAAAGGGCTAAAATAGAGGCGTATTTAACGGCTGGTTGGTCTATCTCTAAAATAGCCCGTGAACTGAAAAGGGATAAATCTACGATAAGCCGTGAAGTGAGGAGGAACCGAACGAAGAAAGGAAAGTATAAAGCAAAGACTGCACAGACGCTCTATTCTGAAAAGAAAGAGCGTTTTTTGCGTTATAGACGCTTTACAAAAGACATTGAGAAAAGAGTAAGACAATTTTTGTATAAAAGATATTCGCCCCTGCAGATTGTGGGGTATTGCAAAAAAATGGGGTTTGCTATGGTTTCAGTGGAAAGAATTTACCAATATATAAGGGCTGATAAATTGAAAGGTGGTAAATTATATAAATATTGCAGGCACGCTTTGAAAAAGAGAAAGGCACAGGTTTCTAAAATTGTTGGAAAGATAAAGAACCGCACTAGTATAGAAGAACGCCCGCAGGTTGTGAATGAGCGTAAGGAGTTCGGACACTGGGAGGGTGATTTAGTAGAGGGCAAAAATCATAAGGGTTATTTGCTGACACTTACGGAAAGAGTATCAAGGTTTTTGTTTGTAAAGTATATACCAAATAAAACAGCTGATGTGGTCGCTCGTGCTATTATTGATGTGTTACTTCCTTATAAAAAAGTGGTCAAATCAATAACCGTGGATAATGGTTTAGAGTTTTCAAATCATGATATAGTGTCCAATAAACTGCAAGCACAGATTTATTTTACAAATCCATACTCTAGTTGGCAAAAGGGGCAAATTGAGCACATGAACAAACTTATTAGACAGTATGTAAAAAAAGGTTCGGCAATTACAAAAAGTACCGCTAATAATCTGAAATCGGTGCAAAAAGAGATAAACGATAGACCGTTTAAAGTGTTAAAGTTTTGCAAGCCTCGTGATGTTTTTTATACATTTGTGGAAAATGTTGCATTTAGTGCTTGA
- a CDS encoding AI-2E family transporter: MLKRHPISNKMVRQLFIIACILFLGYFISRELAPYISGILGAIIMFVLTKGWMRKMVGWGMKRWLAASILMLFTFIVVLLPIAGIALLLTNRVKDIIQNNDRYTELFLNKLHALEQYLDIDISSRIKESNPEPLITKVVQGASNNTLEMTVVFGIFVFLLYFMLINFDKIKDQIQSYLPLGDKNFNRISKESIEMVKSNAIAIPMVALCQGVVALIGFWIFDAPTPIFWFAVTTVGSVIPFIGTAIGLVPVVLIMYYQGDTAGAIWLALYGIIVVGSTDNLFRIVVQKSLAEIHPLVTLFGIIVGIPLFGFLGLVFGPLLISLFLLFLKIYREEYFDKKFKFWD; the protein is encoded by the coding sequence ATGCTAAAAAGACACCCTATCTCAAACAAGATGGTTAGGCAACTATTTATCATTGCCTGTATTTTATTTTTAGGCTATTTTATCTCTAGAGAACTAGCTCCATACATTTCTGGAATCTTGGGAGCCATCATTATGTTTGTGCTCACCAAAGGCTGGATGCGAAAAATGGTGGGCTGGGGTATGAAACGCTGGTTAGCAGCAAGTATTTTAATGCTTTTCACCTTTATTGTTGTGTTGTTACCCATTGCAGGAATCGCCCTTTTGCTCACCAATCGCGTGAAGGATATTATACAAAATAATGATCGATATACTGAGCTTTTCCTTAACAAATTGCACGCTCTAGAGCAATATTTAGACATAGATATTTCTAGCAGAATCAAGGAATCGAATCCCGAACCTTTGATTACAAAAGTAGTTCAAGGAGCTTCTAACAATACGCTAGAAATGACTGTGGTGTTTGGTATTTTTGTGTTTCTATTATACTTTATGCTTATCAATTTTGATAAGATTAAAGACCAAATTCAATCTTATTTACCACTTGGGGACAAAAACTTCAACCGCATTAGCAAAGAATCCATAGAAATGGTAAAATCAAACGCCATTGCGATTCCTATGGTGGCACTTTGCCAAGGAGTTGTGGCATTAATCGGATTCTGGATTTTCGACGCTCCTACACCTATTTTCTGGTTCGCCGTTACCACGGTGGGCTCTGTTATCCCATTTATCGGGACTGCCATAGGGCTAGTTCCAGTGGTTTTAATCATGTATTACCAAGGCGATACAGCAGGCGCGATCTGGCTAGCACTTTATGGAATCATCGTCGTAGGCTCCACCGATAATCTTTTTAGAATTGTTGTTCAAAAATCTTTGGCAGAAATTCACCCACTAGTTACTCTTTTTGGAATCATTGTTGGGATTCCGCTATTTGGTTTCTTGGGATTAGTCTTTGGTCCTTTGTTAATCAGCCTTTTCCTACTATTTTTAAAAATTTATCGAGAAGAGTATTTTGATAAAAAATTCAAGTTTTGGGATTAG
- the dnaK gene encoding molecular chaperone DnaK, protein MSKIIGIDLGTTNSCVAVMEGSDPTVIPNAEGKRTTPSVVAFTENGEIKVGDPAKRQAVTNPHRTIFSIKRFIGDKYSEIQNEVKRVPYEVVKGPNDTPKVKIDDREYTPQEISAMILQKMKKTAEDYLGQEVTRAVITVPAYFNDEQRQATKDAGEIAGLKVERIINEPTAAALAYGLDKKHEDQKVAVYDLGGGTFDISILELGDGVFEVLSTNGDTHLGGDDFDDKIIDWLVDEFKKDEDFDLRQDPMALQRLKEAAEKAKIELSSSTQTEINLPYITATPSGPKHLVKTLSRARFEDMTADLVKRSMEPCRKALQDAGLSASDIDEVILVGGSTRIPKIQEEVESFFGKKPSKGVNPDEVVAIGAAIQGGVLTGDVKDVLLLDVTPLSLGIETMGGVFTKLIEANTTIPTKKSEVFSTAADNQPAVTIRVGQGERSMFADNKEIGRFDLVDIPPAPRGVPQIEVTFDIDANGIMKVSAKDKGTGKEQSIKIESSSGLSEADIERMKKEAEENAAKDKEAKEKIDKLNAADQMIFQTEKQLKEYGEKISADKKQPIEDALAELKKAHEAQDIAQVDAAMEKINNAWNATSQELYAAMNENGGAQAGPTPDAGAGNAQNAGGDDVEDVDFEEVK, encoded by the coding sequence ATGAGTAAAATAATAGGAATAGATTTAGGTACCACCAACTCTTGTGTGGCTGTAATGGAAGGTAGCGATCCTACCGTAATCCCAAATGCTGAAGGGAAAAGAACAACCCCATCAGTAGTTGCATTTACAGAAAATGGAGAAATAAAAGTGGGTGACCCTGCCAAAAGACAGGCTGTAACCAACCCGCACAGAACCATCTTTTCAATCAAAAGATTTATAGGAGATAAATACTCTGAAATCCAAAACGAGGTGAAACGCGTTCCTTACGAAGTAGTAAAAGGACCAAACGATACTCCAAAAGTGAAAATCGATGACAGAGAATATACTCCGCAAGAGATTTCTGCAATGATTCTTCAAAAAATGAAAAAAACTGCAGAAGATTATCTTGGACAAGAAGTAACTCGTGCCGTGATCACTGTGCCAGCTTACTTTAACGATGAGCAAAGACAAGCTACCAAAGACGCTGGAGAAATTGCAGGTCTTAAAGTAGAAAGAATCATCAACGAGCCTACGGCTGCTGCGTTGGCTTATGGTTTGGATAAAAAACACGAAGACCAAAAAGTGGCTGTGTATGACTTAGGTGGAGGTACTTTTGATATCTCAATCCTTGAATTAGGAGACGGAGTATTCGAAGTATTGTCTACAAACGGAGACACTCACTTAGGGGGTGATGACTTTGACGATAAAATCATCGATTGGTTGGTAGATGAGTTTAAAAAAGACGAAGATTTTGATTTAAGACAAGATCCTATGGCACTTCAAAGATTGAAAGAAGCTGCTGAGAAAGCTAAAATTGAATTGTCGTCTTCTACCCAAACAGAAATTAACTTACCATATATCACAGCGACTCCTTCAGGTCCAAAACACTTGGTGAAAACTTTATCAAGAGCAAGATTTGAGGATATGACCGCTGACTTGGTAAAAAGATCAATGGAGCCTTGTAGAAAAGCATTACAAGATGCTGGACTTTCAGCTTCTGATATCGATGAAGTAATCTTGGTGGGTGGTTCTACAAGAATCCCTAAAATCCAAGAAGAAGTAGAAAGCTTCTTTGGCAAAAAACCATCAAAAGGTGTAAACCCAGATGAGGTAGTAGCTATCGGTGCTGCGATCCAAGGTGGAGTGCTTACAGGAGATGTAAAAGATGTATTGTTGCTTGATGTAACACCACTTTCACTTGGTATTGAAACCATGGGAGGAGTGTTCACAAAACTTATCGAAGCCAACACCACAATCCCTACTAAAAAATCTGAAGTGTTCTCAACAGCGGCAGACAATCAGCCAGCAGTAACCATCAGAGTAGGACAAGGTGAGCGTTCTATGTTTGCGGACAACAAAGAAATCGGTAGATTTGATTTGGTAGATATTCCACCAGCACCAAGAGGAGTTCCTCAAATCGAAGTAACTTTCGATATAGATGCTAATGGTATCATGAAAGTTTCTGCCAAAGATAAAGGAACTGGAAAAGAGCAATCAATCAAAATTGAATCTTCATCAGGATTATCTGAAGCCGATATCGAAAGAATGAAAAAAGAAGCAGAAGAAAACGCTGCCAAAGATAAAGAGGCAAAAGAGAAAATCGATAAGTTGAATGCTGCAGACCAAATGATTTTCCAAACTGAAAAACAATTGAAAGAATACGGTGAGAAAATCAGTGCAGACAAAAAACAACCAATCGAAGATGCTTTGGCAGAGCTTAAAAAAGCACACGAAGCGCAAGACATAGCACAAGTAGATGCTGCTATGGAAAAAATTAACAATGCATGGAATGCTACATCTCAAGAGCTATACGCTGCCATGAACGAAAACGGAGGCGCACAAGCAGGACCTACTCCAGATGCAGGAGCAGGCAATGCACAAAACGCCGGCGGAGACGATGTGGAAGATGTAGACTTCGAAGAGGTGAAATAG